The Anaerolineae bacterium DNA segment CTGCCATAATTCCGGACGCGTGCCGGCCAGCCCAGAGAATTCTGGAGCTGGCCTTTTTATTTACCCGCAGGGAGGTGAGGGGCTGAGGAGCCCCTCCACAGAGGCAGAGATGCACGCCCTGGCGAGCCAGAAATGGCTTGACCAGGGCGTTGTCATAATCTTGGAGCGATAGGGGAGTGGAAAGCATGGCCATTGAGCGATTCAACATTATCGAGTCGACACTGCGAGAGGGGGAGCAGTTCGCCGGCGCTAATTTCACCACGGGGCAGAAGATTGACATCGCCCAGGCGCTGGATGAGTTCGGGGTGGAGTACATCGAGCTGACCTCGCCGGCGGCCTCCCCACAGTCCTTCCGCGACTGCCGCACCATCGCCAACCTGGGCCTGCGCTGTAAGGTCGTCACCCACGTGCGCTGTACGCTGGAGGACGCCAAGCTGGCCGTGGACACCGGCGTCCAGGGGATTGACGTGCTGTTCGGCACCTCCTCCTACCTGCGGGAGTTCAGCCATGGCAAGGATATCCCCTACATCATCGAGAGCGCCGTGAAAGTGGTGGAATACATCAAGTCCCAGGGGCTGGAGGTGCGCTTCAGCGGGGAGGACGCCTTCCGGAGCAACCTGGAGGACCTTCTGCAGATTTTTGCCGCGGTGGACCAGATCGGGGTGGATCGGGTAGGGGTTGCCGATACGGTGGGCATCGCCACGCCTCTTCAGGTGTATGATGTGGTGCGGCGCATCCGCCAGGTGATTAAGCCGACGACGGACATCGAATTCCACGGCCATAACGACGCCGGCTGTGCCATTGCCAACAGCTACTGCGCGCTGGAGGCCGGCGCCACCCATGTTGACACCAGCATCCTCGGCATCGGCGAACGCAACGGCATCACCCCCCTTGGCGGCCTCATCGCCCGGCTGTACACCATAGACCGCTCCCTGGTGAAAAAGTACAAGCTGGAGATGCTGCGCGATCTGGAGACCATGGTGGCCAATATGGTGGGCATCTCCATCCCCTTCAACAATTACATCACGGGTATCACGGCCTTCACCCATAAGGCCGGCATCCACGCCAAAGCCCTGCTCAATAACCCCGAAACCTATGAGGCCATCAACCCGCGCGATTTCGGCCTGACCCGCTACATCAGCATCGCCCATAAGCTGACCGGCTGGAACGCCATCAAGGCGCGCGCCGAACAGTTAGGGCTGAAGATGACGGACCAGCAGATCAAAGAGGTCACCGCGCATATCAAGGCGCTGGCGGACACACGTCCGCTGACGCTGAGCGATGTGGACACCATCTTGCAGGAATGGACATCTCGCGGAGAGAGGGAGGGAGAGTTCGCATGGGCCTGACGCTTTCGGAGCAGATCATCTCGCACGCCGCCGGCCGCGAGGTGCATGCCGGCGATCTGGTGGTGGTTCCCGTGGACTGCGCCATGGGGGTGGATTCCATCACGCCCAGCATCATTGATGTCATGCGTAATGAGCTGGGGGTGGAGCGGGTTTTTGACCCGGACAAGATCGCCATCATCATCGACCATGTGGCGCCGGCGGTCAATATCGCCACCGCTAATGCCCAGGCCAAGGTGCGCCGCTTTGCTATGGAGCAGGGCATCCGACATTTCTATGATGTCGGGCGAGGGGTGTGCCATCAGGTGATGATCGAAGAGGGGCTGGCCGGCCCCGGGCAAATCGTCATTGGCTCCGATTCCCATTCGACGAGCTACGGCGCGGTGGGGGCCTTCGGGTGCGGCATGGGAGCGACCGATATCGCGCTGGCATGGGCGACAGGGCATACCTGGCTGAAGGTGCCGGAGACCATCTGCATTCGCGCGCGCGGGAACTTCTCCGCCGGCGTCACCGCCAAGGACCTGACCCT contains these protein-coding regions:
- the lysS gene encoding homocitrate synthase, with amino-acid sequence MERFNIIESTLREGEQFAGANFTTGQKIDIAQALDEFGVEYIELTSPAASPQSFRDCRTIANLGLRCKVVTHVRCTLEDAKLAVDTGVQGIDVLFGTSSYLREFSHGKDIPYIIESAVKVVEYIKSQGLEVRFSGEDAFRSNLEDLLQIFAAVDQIGVDRVGVADTVGIATPLQVYDVVRRIRQVIKPTTDIEFHGHNDAGCAIANSYCALEAGATHVDTSILGIGERNGITPLGGLIARLYTIDRSLVKKYKLEMLRDLETMVANMVGISIPFNNYITGITAFTHKAGIHAKALLNNPETYEAINPRDFGLTRYISIAHKLTGWNAIKARAEQLGLKMTDQQIKEVTAHIKALADTRPLTLSDVDTILQEWTSRGEREGEFAWA